From a single Arthrobacter sp. SLBN-112 genomic region:
- a CDS encoding GtrA family protein: protein MFSALADRIRGLASLFWREVAKFGAVGGVAFVIDNGLTYYLMHGAMSDSEAKARFVGATVATVFSWVANRFWTFRHRRQANVLREFVMFVIINGIGIGISTGFTALAKYGMGIDDKNMLFLAGVAGILVATVVRFFAYRFLVFNEELDQEPEFSHDHELIEAHPHREHARAAEHPAPTSADGGPQS, encoded by the coding sequence ATGTTTAGCGCACTTGCAGATCGTATCCGGGGGCTCGCCTCACTCTTTTGGCGCGAGGTGGCCAAGTTCGGTGCGGTAGGCGGTGTGGCCTTCGTCATTGACAACGGGCTGACCTATTACCTGATGCACGGTGCCATGTCGGACAGCGAGGCGAAGGCCCGCTTCGTGGGGGCCACCGTCGCCACAGTTTTCTCGTGGGTGGCCAACCGTTTCTGGACTTTCCGCCACCGCCGCCAGGCCAACGTGCTCCGCGAGTTTGTCATGTTCGTCATCATCAACGGGATTGGCATCGGTATCTCCACCGGCTTCACCGCCCTGGCCAAGTACGGGATGGGCATCGACGACAAGAACATGCTGTTCCTGGCGGGCGTGGCGGGCATCCTGGTTGCCACGGTGGTCCGCTTCTTCGCGTACCGCTTCCTGGTGTTCAACGAGGAACTGGACCAGGAGCCGGAGTTCTCCCACGACCACGAACTCATCGAAGCCCACCCGCACAGGGAGCACGCACGTGCCGCCGAGCATCCGGCTCCCACTTCCGCCGACGGCGGCCCCCAGTCGTAG
- a CDS encoding LCP family protein produces MASSSSVLNTGSGAAMTDPVRYPVSASSEVRTKRAFVLVLLTLLVPGSAQLVAGDRKLGRTALRVTLCVWALLVLTVAMLLLNRSLVISIVTNPVTSLVLVVLLAALALGWAFLFLNTLRLIRPVLLAPKARPAVGIALVLALMVGSGSMGYAAYLLNVGRNAIGNIFSSGPAMKPVDGRYNFLMMGGDAGDDRTGRRPDSLSILSVDAETGQTAIISVPRNFQNAQFSEGSPMRAIYPDGYNCGDECLINAINTEVTNEHTDLYPGVADPGAQATMEAVSGTLGMQIQAYVLVDMEGFSTLIDAMGGIRIKAGGWVPMSGYFDEATKTHGMPLGWIPAGDQTLNGAQALWYGRSREYVDDYSRIQRQQCVQQAMLKQLDPATLLSKFEDIAGAGTKVVESNISSAQLGSFLDLAIKARGKDVKRLTIGPPDFDPSFSTNPDFDQIHERVDQLLASASAKGAQSAGIPDDGMAVPQAGAGHLQAAGPVPATLPTGGNAVQQPSPSDFTPVTTTPDGEPITEEMLTQLKLEGDEEAIRQLVATNGQCAPL; encoded by the coding sequence ATGGCCAGCAGCAGCAGCGTACTCAATACCGGCTCCGGGGCCGCCATGACAGATCCGGTGCGCTATCCGGTCAGTGCGTCCTCCGAGGTCCGCACCAAGCGTGCGTTCGTACTGGTCCTGCTGACGCTCCTGGTACCGGGCAGCGCGCAGCTCGTCGCGGGTGACCGGAAGCTGGGGCGCACTGCCCTGCGCGTCACCCTGTGCGTATGGGCGCTCCTGGTGCTGACAGTGGCCATGCTGCTGCTCAACCGGAGCCTGGTCATCAGCATCGTCACCAACCCTGTTACGTCACTGGTGCTCGTGGTCCTGCTGGCAGCGCTGGCGCTCGGCTGGGCCTTCCTCTTCCTGAATACCCTCCGGCTCATCCGTCCTGTCCTGCTGGCACCGAAGGCGCGCCCCGCCGTCGGCATCGCCCTGGTCCTCGCGTTGATGGTGGGCAGCGGCTCCATGGGCTACGCAGCCTACCTGCTGAACGTGGGCCGGAACGCCATCGGCAACATCTTCTCCTCCGGCCCGGCCATGAAGCCGGTGGACGGACGCTACAACTTCCTCATGATGGGCGGCGACGCCGGCGATGACCGTACCGGACGCCGCCCGGACAGCCTCTCCATCCTGAGCGTTGATGCCGAGACCGGCCAGACCGCGATCATTTCCGTTCCCAGGAACTTCCAGAACGCACAGTTCAGCGAAGGTTCACCCATGCGTGCCATCTACCCCGACGGCTACAACTGCGGCGATGAATGCCTGATCAATGCCATCAACACCGAGGTCACTAACGAGCACACCGACCTGTACCCCGGCGTGGCAGACCCCGGCGCCCAAGCGACCATGGAGGCGGTCTCCGGCACGCTGGGCATGCAGATCCAGGCCTATGTCCTGGTTGACATGGAGGGCTTCTCGACGCTCATCGACGCCATGGGCGGCATCCGGATCAAGGCCGGCGGCTGGGTTCCCATGAGCGGCTATTTCGACGAGGCCACCAAGACCCACGGCATGCCCCTGGGCTGGATCCCCGCCGGAGACCAGACGCTCAACGGCGCCCAGGCACTCTGGTATGGGCGGTCCCGCGAGTATGTGGACGACTATTCCCGCATCCAGCGCCAGCAGTGCGTGCAGCAGGCAATGCTGAAGCAGCTGGATCCAGCCACCTTGCTGTCCAAGTTCGAGGACATCGCCGGCGCCGGAACCAAGGTGGTGGAGTCCAACATCTCCTCCGCGCAGCTGGGCAGTTTCCTGGACCTCGCCATCAAGGCGAGGGGCAAGGACGTCAAGCGGCTCACCATCGGACCGCCGGACTTCGATCCGTCATTCTCCACCAACCCTGACTTCGACCAGATCCATGAGCGGGTGGACCAGCTGCTGGCGTCGGCATCCGCCAAGGGGGCGCAGTCGGCCGGAATTCCCGACGACGGGATGGCAGTTCCGCAGGCAGGTGCCGGGCATCTCCAGGCGGCCGGGCCTGTCCCCGCCACCCTGCCAACCGGCGGCAATGCCGTCCAGCAGCCCTCGCCGTCGGACTTCACGCCCGTCACCACGACTCCCGACGGCGAGCCGATCACCGAGGAAATGCTGACCCAGCTCAAGCTCGAGGGAGACGAAGAGGCCATCCGCCAGCTCGTGGCCACCAACGGACAGTGCGCCCCGCTGTAG
- a CDS encoding 5-(carboxyamino)imidazole ribonucleotide synthase yields MTFPVIGVVGGGQLARMMAPAATALGFELRVLAEDDDVSAVSAVPATPVGDYRDLQTLLDFSKGLDVMTFDHEHVPTDHLRALQEAGVNVQPGPDALVHAQDKLVMRAAIDRLELPNPAWASVADVAALVRFGDETGWPVVLKTPRGGYDGKGVRIVASAEEAAEAEDWFAAMSPLLAEAKVEFTRELSALVARTPDGEARAWPVVHTIQVDGVCDEVIAPAMDIPLEVAAAAEDAALRIAAELDVTGVLAVELFETPGSGAGFLINELAMRPHNTGHWTQDGSITSQFEQHLRAVLNLPLGATDALAPVTVMKNFLGGDNQDLYSAYPMALAAEPAAKVHCYGKSVRPGRKIGHVNLVGTSTAEVESVRRRATAVAGIIRDGRVGSEEPSAIFEENA; encoded by the coding sequence GTGACTTTTCCAGTGATAGGCGTGGTTGGCGGCGGCCAGCTCGCGCGAATGATGGCCCCTGCCGCTACAGCACTCGGCTTTGAACTCCGCGTCCTCGCCGAGGATGACGACGTTTCCGCGGTGTCGGCCGTACCCGCAACGCCCGTGGGCGATTACAGGGATCTGCAGACGCTCCTGGACTTTTCCAAGGGTTTGGATGTGATGACGTTCGACCACGAGCACGTGCCGACCGACCACCTCCGTGCCCTGCAGGAGGCCGGCGTCAACGTCCAGCCCGGGCCGGACGCCCTGGTCCATGCCCAGGACAAGCTGGTCATGCGTGCCGCCATCGACCGCCTGGAACTGCCCAACCCCGCCTGGGCGTCCGTCGCGGACGTCGCCGCGCTGGTCCGTTTCGGCGACGAAACCGGCTGGCCCGTCGTACTGAAGACACCGCGGGGCGGATATGACGGCAAGGGAGTGAGGATCGTGGCATCGGCAGAGGAGGCCGCGGAAGCCGAAGACTGGTTTGCCGCCATGAGCCCCCTGCTCGCTGAGGCCAAAGTCGAGTTCACCCGCGAACTCTCGGCACTCGTGGCACGCACGCCCGACGGCGAGGCGCGGGCCTGGCCGGTCGTCCACACCATTCAGGTGGACGGTGTCTGCGACGAGGTGATCGCGCCCGCAATGGACATTCCGCTGGAGGTTGCAGCCGCCGCCGAGGACGCCGCCCTGCGCATCGCCGCCGAACTGGACGTCACCGGCGTCCTTGCCGTGGAACTGTTCGAAACCCCGGGCAGCGGCGCCGGGTTCCTGATCAACGAACTGGCCATGCGGCCCCACAACACCGGCCACTGGACCCAGGACGGTTCGATTACCAGTCAGTTCGAACAACACCTTCGTGCCGTCCTGAACCTGCCTTTGGGTGCCACCGATGCGCTGGCACCCGTAACCGTGATGAAGAATTTCCTGGGCGGAGACAACCAGGACCTCTACTCCGCCTACCCGATGGCACTTGCCGCCGAACCGGCCGCCAAAGTCCACTGCTACGGCAAATCCGTGCGCCCCGGACGTAAGATCGGCCACGTCAACCTGGTGGGAACCTCCACGGCGGAAGTCGAGTCGGTGCGCCGCCGGGCCACGGCCGTTGCAGGCATCATCCGTGACGGACGGGTTGGCAGCGAAGAACCTTCCGCAATATTCGAGGAGAATGCATGA
- a CDS encoding WhiB family transcriptional regulator codes for MGQAERIQEDAVVAGQATAKYRARGVPSDWYVDPADPDAAERYNRNSSSILEDQATAFLAAHEALLDGGAEPEDDLDPPMELAAPGTAQPVWIGLPLQQDFDDEGELGWQTDALCAQTDPEAFFPEKGGSTRDAKKVCGACNVRSQCLEYALANDERFGIWGGLSERERRRLRKRAI; via the coding sequence GTGGGGCAAGCAGAGCGTATCCAGGAAGATGCCGTCGTAGCCGGTCAGGCAACGGCAAAATACCGTGCGCGGGGGGTGCCGAGCGATTGGTACGTCGATCCCGCCGATCCTGATGCTGCAGAGCGGTACAACAGGAATTCCAGCAGTATCCTCGAGGACCAGGCCACGGCCTTCCTTGCCGCGCACGAAGCCCTCCTTGACGGCGGTGCGGAGCCGGAAGACGATCTTGATCCGCCAATGGAACTGGCTGCGCCCGGTACCGCCCAGCCGGTATGGATCGGCCTGCCGCTCCAGCAGGACTTCGACGATGAGGGCGAACTTGGCTGGCAGACGGACGCGCTGTGCGCCCAGACTGATCCGGAAGCCTTCTTCCCGGAAAAGGGCGGTTCCACCCGCGATGCCAAGAAGGTCTGCGGTGCCTGCAATGTCAGGTCACAGTGCCTGGAGTACGCGCTGGCCAATGACGAACGGTTCGGCATTTGGGGAGGCCTTTCCGAGCGCGAGCGCCGGCGGCTAAGGAAGCGAGCAATCTAA
- the manA gene encoding mannose-6-phosphate isomerase, class I: protein MYEIENVLRDYAWGSTTAIASLLGRPESGRPEAELWIGAHPDSPSVAHLPEDGSRSPLDALISSDPEHFLGAESVDAFGPRLPFLAKILAAAQPLSLQVHPSLEQAREGFARENEAGIDPHAPNRNYKDDNHKPEMIFALTPFEALCGFRPAAETRKILQHVAAAFPDAGQTPQLLQALLEDLDAPDEGAGLRRAFERLIMGGQGVADETALVVAALVSGSPLEPYQAELGTVISLNEKYPGDPGVLISLLLNRISLTPGEAVYLPAGNVHAYLHGLGVEVMASSDNVLRGGLTPKHVDVPELLHTIDFRPVAVPMLAAENTVMDQELFRPPFREFQLQRIELGPGAGPVPLAQAGPAVVIVVAGEVYLDSPKGDLELSRGGSAFIAAAEAPVNVHRAAGSDGTALAFAVTTGL, encoded by the coding sequence TTGTACGAGATTGAGAACGTCCTCCGGGACTACGCCTGGGGTTCGACGACCGCCATCGCCTCGCTGCTGGGCCGTCCGGAATCGGGACGCCCGGAGGCAGAACTATGGATCGGGGCGCACCCGGACTCTCCGTCCGTGGCGCACCTGCCCGAGGACGGGTCCCGGAGTCCGCTGGACGCCCTGATCTCCTCCGACCCGGAGCATTTCCTCGGCGCGGAATCCGTCGACGCCTTTGGCCCCCGCCTGCCGTTCCTGGCCAAGATCCTTGCGGCCGCGCAGCCGCTCTCCCTCCAGGTCCACCCGAGCCTGGAGCAGGCGCGGGAGGGCTTCGCACGGGAAAACGAAGCGGGAATCGATCCCCATGCCCCGAACCGTAACTACAAGGATGACAACCACAAGCCGGAGATGATCTTCGCCCTCACGCCGTTCGAGGCGCTGTGCGGATTCCGCCCGGCAGCGGAAACCCGAAAGATCCTGCAGCATGTTGCGGCGGCCTTCCCTGACGCCGGGCAGACCCCGCAGCTGCTTCAAGCGCTTCTCGAAGACCTCGATGCACCGGATGAGGGCGCGGGGCTCCGGCGGGCCTTTGAACGGCTGATCATGGGCGGCCAGGGCGTGGCAGACGAAACTGCCCTGGTGGTGGCGGCCCTGGTGTCCGGTTCTCCGCTTGAGCCGTACCAGGCAGAGCTGGGCACCGTTATCAGCCTCAACGAGAAGTACCCCGGCGATCCGGGCGTCCTGATCTCGCTGCTGCTGAACCGCATATCCCTCACGCCGGGCGAGGCGGTGTATCTGCCTGCCGGGAACGTGCACGCGTACCTGCACGGGCTGGGCGTGGAGGTCATGGCCTCCTCCGACAACGTCCTGCGCGGCGGCTTGACGCCCAAGCACGTGGATGTGCCCGAACTCCTGCACACCATTGACTTCCGTCCGGTGGCCGTGCCCATGCTGGCTGCCGAAAACACGGTGATGGACCAGGAGCTCTTCCGCCCGCCCTTCCGGGAGTTCCAGCTGCAGCGCATCGAGCTGGGGCCGGGCGCCGGCCCCGTTCCGCTGGCGCAGGCCGGCCCGGCCGTGGTCATCGTGGTGGCGGGTGAGGTTTACCTCGACTCCCCCAAGGGAGACCTGGAGCTGTCGCGGGGCGGCAGCGCATTCATCGCCGCCGCGGAAGCCCCCGTCAACGTCCACCGGGCAGCAGGCAGTGACGGGACGGCGCTGGCCTTCGCCGTGACCACCGGCCTTTAG
- a CDS encoding glycosyltransferase family 2 protein — MVAHNGSAYLPRTLSALAAQTRPVDRAIGVDAGSRDDSYSLLQGALGEGAVVSHPRGKGGMGAAVSAGLCALAPFHATADGSGTEWIWLLHDDAAPAPEALAELLGAVERAPSVTVAGCKQLDWHSPRKLMDVGLSTSRWAERLTLIDADEMDQGQYDGRTDTFAVNSAGMLVRRDIWEHLGGFDPALPGSGDDVDFCWRNRLAGHRVVVVPAARVFHVAHRPHALGNPSAARKAQVHLRLKHSPLWMVPVHGIGALLGSLFKLVLSVVVKDPGHGISQLVATCAALSRPGAVARARRTAKRTRRIRRSVIRKLQTPRREVWSHRRSLMEALGSDGSGSDHLVQDPLAHQPTGDAADDFAALATTKRGWVGNGALAAVIIAAAASLLALAGLFRAGAVAGGALIPASSHLGDIWHNASSWWVSLGAGLPGHGDPFDYVLWILGVFGGGDANPAMAWLLLLGAPLSGLTAWFAAGGVTVRRRLRFVAAVFWAAAPALQIALNQGRAGALVAHIMMPLVVLGLLRATGSAVGHGRFNPAPALEGRPPELPPAKAGINGVPSWTAAAAAGLALAVTTASAPSLLVPATVVIGLCGLLLGRRGRTVWWALLPSAALFVPFALSTLDRPRALLADPGLPLGFDAAPLWQQILGQPLSFDPAAGLQGLAAFPGGTAPWALLLALLIAGPVLVLALVGLLSPGRRAGTARWFWTAAVIVLAGGWLASHVATGLNSGVLVTPFTGPAVSAASFALLAAALLGFEQLLSVADRASGGAAKTRTAARAGIALGLVLLLAGPLAGMAAWSAQNLLRPGVAAAPAISTPGGAPGPAASRSGGALGAQRLVEAAPGRSLPATAIDRGEGPEQTRTLLLSTGDDGTFNASLMRGSGTTLDSLSAIASARNIIGGPGEEEVREDDDVTTAVRRVVATLVAGQGVDPRSDLEQLGVGFVVLRSADTAAQLTASRMDAVPGLVAVGQTDVGWLWRISPLNQAVLQAADVAHRVRIVDPRGAATALVASGTDEVDAAVPAGAEGRLVVLAERADPGWTAWLDGRKLTSTTSGWSQAFTLPAAGGQLTVRYENPWSFWTAAAQITVIGLTVILAIPMPARRPRTGLSRDEGSLRKEHQHA, encoded by the coding sequence GTGGTCGCCCACAACGGCAGTGCCTATCTGCCCAGAACCCTTTCGGCCCTGGCGGCCCAAACCAGGCCCGTGGATCGTGCCATTGGCGTTGATGCCGGGTCCCGCGATGACTCGTACAGCCTCCTTCAGGGAGCCCTGGGTGAGGGTGCCGTTGTCAGCCACCCCCGTGGAAAGGGCGGCATGGGCGCCGCCGTTTCTGCCGGCCTGTGCGCACTGGCGCCCTTCCACGCAACCGCTGATGGTTCCGGGACCGAGTGGATCTGGCTTCTGCACGATGACGCGGCGCCGGCGCCGGAGGCATTGGCTGAGCTTCTGGGCGCGGTGGAGCGGGCGCCTTCGGTGACCGTCGCTGGCTGTAAACAGCTGGACTGGCATTCGCCGCGGAAACTGATGGATGTGGGCCTTTCCACCAGCCGGTGGGCCGAACGGCTTACCCTGATCGACGCCGATGAGATGGACCAGGGCCAGTACGATGGCCGCACCGATACCTTCGCCGTAAATTCCGCCGGCATGCTTGTCCGGCGGGACATCTGGGAACACCTGGGCGGCTTCGACCCCGCTCTGCCCGGCAGCGGCGACGACGTCGATTTTTGCTGGCGGAACCGCCTTGCCGGCCACCGCGTCGTGGTGGTCCCCGCAGCCCGCGTTTTCCATGTGGCGCACCGGCCGCACGCCCTTGGGAACCCGTCCGCGGCCCGGAAGGCGCAGGTCCACCTGCGCCTGAAGCACAGCCCGCTCTGGATGGTGCCCGTCCACGGCATCGGTGCACTGCTGGGCAGCCTCTTCAAGCTGGTCCTGAGCGTTGTGGTCAAGGATCCGGGCCACGGTATCTCCCAGCTGGTGGCCACCTGCGCTGCCCTGAGCCGCCCGGGGGCCGTGGCGAGGGCCCGGCGGACAGCCAAGCGGACCCGGCGGATCCGCCGGTCCGTCATCCGGAAGCTCCAAACACCCCGCCGCGAGGTCTGGAGCCACCGCAGGTCATTAATGGAGGCGCTGGGATCCGACGGGTCAGGCAGTGACCACCTCGTTCAGGATCCGCTCGCGCACCAGCCAACCGGCGATGCAGCGGACGATTTTGCTGCCCTCGCCACCACTAAACGCGGCTGGGTGGGTAACGGCGCCCTTGCAGCCGTCATCATTGCGGCCGCCGCCTCGCTGCTGGCCCTGGCAGGACTCTTCCGCGCGGGGGCCGTAGCCGGCGGCGCCCTAATTCCCGCCTCCTCCCACCTTGGGGACATCTGGCACAACGCCTCCAGCTGGTGGGTCAGCCTCGGTGCGGGCCTTCCCGGCCACGGCGATCCCTTTGACTATGTGCTGTGGATCCTTGGCGTCTTCGGCGGTGGTGACGCCAACCCCGCCATGGCATGGCTGCTCCTGCTTGGGGCCCCGCTGTCCGGACTCACCGCGTGGTTCGCGGCGGGCGGGGTCACCGTGCGCCGCCGGCTCAGGTTCGTGGCGGCGGTCTTTTGGGCTGCCGCGCCGGCACTCCAGATAGCCCTGAACCAGGGCCGCGCCGGTGCCTTGGTCGCGCACATCATGATGCCGCTGGTGGTCCTGGGCCTGCTGCGCGCTACGGGGTCGGCGGTAGGCCATGGCCGGTTCAACCCTGCCCCGGCACTCGAGGGCCGGCCGCCTGAACTGCCTCCGGCCAAGGCGGGCATCAACGGCGTGCCTTCCTGGACGGCCGCCGCAGCTGCCGGGCTGGCCCTGGCGGTCACTACGGCGTCAGCTCCCTCCCTGCTCGTCCCGGCCACTGTTGTCATCGGTCTCTGCGGCCTCCTCCTGGGACGGCGCGGGCGGACTGTGTGGTGGGCCCTGTTGCCCAGTGCGGCCTTGTTTGTCCCCTTCGCGCTGTCCACGCTTGACCGGCCGAGGGCACTGCTGGCAGATCCCGGACTCCCATTGGGGTTCGATGCTGCCCCGCTGTGGCAGCAGATCCTGGGCCAGCCCCTGTCGTTCGACCCAGCCGCGGGCCTCCAGGGGCTGGCCGCCTTCCCTGGCGGAACAGCGCCCTGGGCCCTGCTGCTGGCGCTGCTCATCGCCGGGCCGGTGCTGGTCCTTGCCCTGGTGGGCCTCCTCAGCCCGGGGCGCCGGGCCGGGACTGCCAGGTGGTTCTGGACTGCAGCGGTTATTGTACTGGCCGGCGGATGGCTGGCCAGCCACGTTGCCACCGGCCTGAATTCAGGGGTCCTGGTGACTCCTTTCACCGGGCCGGCCGTGTCCGCCGCGTCCTTCGCCCTCCTTGCAGCAGCCCTCCTCGGATTCGAGCAGCTGCTGTCCGTGGCAGACCGGGCTTCCGGCGGTGCGGCAAAGACCAGGACCGCCGCCCGCGCCGGCATCGCCTTGGGCCTGGTGCTGCTGCTGGCAGGACCGCTGGCCGGAATGGCGGCCTGGTCGGCCCAGAACCTGCTGCGTCCGGGCGTCGCCGCCGCACCTGCGATCTCAACGCCGGGAGGCGCTCCCGGTCCAGCCGCTTCCCGGAGCGGGGGAGCCCTGGGCGCTCAGCGGCTGGTTGAGGCCGCGCCCGGGCGGTCCCTGCCTGCTACTGCCATTGACCGGGGCGAGGGTCCCGAGCAGACGCGGACCCTCCTGCTCAGTACCGGCGATGACGGCACCTTCAACGCATCCCTGATGCGCGGGAGCGGCACCACCCTGGACAGCCTCTCGGCCATCGCCTCCGCACGGAACATCATTGGCGGTCCGGGCGAGGAAGAGGTGCGTGAGGACGACGACGTCACCACTGCGGTCCGCCGCGTCGTGGCTACCCTCGTTGCCGGGCAGGGCGTGGATCCGCGTTCCGACCTCGAACAACTCGGTGTCGGATTCGTGGTGCTCCGCTCCGCGGACACCGCAGCCCAGCTGACCGCCAGCCGGATGGATGCCGTTCCCGGCCTGGTGGCCGTGGGACAGACCGATGTTGGCTGGCTGTGGCGGATCAGCCCGCTCAACCAGGCCGTTCTGCAGGCTGCCGACGTTGCCCACCGTGTCCGCATTGTCGATCCCCGCGGGGCGGCCACCGCCCTGGTGGCCTCCGGCACCGATGAGGTCGACGCTGCTGTCCCGGCAGGTGCCGAGGGCCGTTTGGTGGTACTTGCCGAGCGTGCTGACCCGGGCTGGACTGCCTGGCTCGACGGGCGGAAGCTGACCTCCACCACCTCCGGCTGGTCCCAGGCGTTCACCCTTCCTGCAGCTGGCGGCCAACTGACCGTCCGTTATGAAAACCCCTGGTCGTTCTGGACGGCCGCCGCACAGATCACGGTGATAGGACTAACGGTGATCCTTGCCATTCCCATGCCGGCCCGGCGGCCGCGGACCGGTCTCTCCCGTGACGAGGGCTCCCTGCGTAAGGAACACCAACATGCATGA
- a CDS encoding TIGR03089 family protein yields MTTIPAIDLMGSLRSGNSTSPRLTWYGPDSERVELSGRVLDNWVAKTSNLLQDELDAEPGMRLRLALPAHWKALVWALAGWQLGLETVLDDGPADFLATDNPSGAGIQHDAVIAVALPALAMRWTGELPAGCLDYAAEVRSHGDVFMPHSDPDPSACAVRTHDGRTILHSQLASGFALPHSEGARVHVPADHGLESALANALGAWQQDGSVVLTHADVALTEKLLADERIHGS; encoded by the coding sequence ATGACGACTATCCCCGCCATCGACCTGATGGGCAGCCTCCGCTCCGGCAACTCCACCTCACCCCGCCTGACCTGGTACGGGCCGGACTCAGAGCGGGTGGAACTGTCCGGACGGGTCCTGGACAACTGGGTGGCAAAGACCAGCAACCTGCTGCAGGACGAGCTGGACGCGGAACCGGGCATGCGCCTGCGGCTTGCGCTTCCGGCCCACTGGAAAGCCCTGGTCTGGGCACTGGCGGGCTGGCAGCTGGGACTGGAGACCGTGCTCGACGACGGCCCGGCCGACTTCCTGGCCACGGACAATCCCAGCGGTGCCGGGATTCAGCACGACGCCGTCATTGCAGTTGCGCTGCCAGCCCTCGCTATGCGCTGGACCGGGGAGCTTCCCGCCGGCTGCCTCGACTATGCCGCCGAGGTACGGTCCCACGGGGATGTGTTCATGCCGCACTCCGATCCCGACCCGTCAGCCTGCGCGGTACGGACGCACGATGGGCGCACCATCCTGCACAGCCAGCTGGCCAGCGGTTTCGCCCTGCCCCATTCGGAAGGCGCCAGGGTGCATGTTCCCGCCGACCATGGACTGGAATCCGCGTTGGCCAACGCATTGGGAGCCTGGCAGCAGGACGGCTCAGTGGTGCTGACCCACGCTGACGTGGCGCTTACCGAGAAACTGCTCGCGGACGAACGCATCCACGGCAGCTAG
- the purE gene encoding 5-(carboxyamino)imidazole ribonucleotide mutase: MSAEATTAAGSGASPLVGLVMGSDSDWPVMEAAADALAEFGIPFEADVVSAHRMPTEMIRYGQTAHERGLRVIIAGAGGAAHLPGMLASVTPLPVIGVPVPLKTLDGMDSLLSIVQMPAGVPVATVSIAGARNAGLLAVRMLASGTDELASSLRADLLDFAADLNAVASRKGASLRQKVSEVFPGGSSALRGSR, from the coding sequence ATGAGCGCCGAAGCAACCACCGCCGCCGGTTCCGGTGCCAGTCCCCTGGTCGGCCTGGTCATGGGCTCCGACTCGGACTGGCCGGTCATGGAGGCTGCGGCAGACGCCCTGGCTGAGTTCGGCATCCCCTTTGAAGCGGACGTCGTCTCAGCCCACCGGATGCCCACCGAAATGATCCGGTACGGCCAGACCGCCCACGAACGCGGCCTGCGGGTAATCATCGCCGGCGCCGGCGGTGCCGCCCACCTGCCAGGCATGCTCGCCAGCGTCACGCCGCTGCCAGTGATCGGCGTTCCCGTTCCCCTGAAGACCCTTGACGGGATGGATTCCCTGCTGTCCATCGTCCAGATGCCGGCCGGAGTGCCGGTAGCCACCGTGTCCATCGCAGGCGCCCGGAACGCCGGGCTCCTGGCCGTAAGGATGTTGGCCTCCGGCACGGACGAGCTGGCCTCTTCGCTGCGTGCGGACCTCCTGGACTTCGCCGCCGACCTCAACGCGGTGGCTTCCCGCAAGGGCGCAAGCCTGCGGCAAAAAGTCAGCGAAGTCTTCCCCGGCGGTTCCAGCGCCCTTCGGGGCAGCCGTTAG